The Gemella massiliensis genome contains a region encoding:
- a CDS encoding pseudouridine synthase, which yields MAERLQKLIAASGYTSRRKAEQLILDGKVSVNGSVVRELGAKAEPSDIIIVEGTRLLKENKRYYLFYKPEKVITSMADEKERTCVKDFFEAVNERVVPVGRLDYDTSGVLIMSNDGEFINLITHPSHKIRKTYIAKINGKLEEKHLKILRSGVKIDDYKTSPAEVSIVKNKNKSSNTLVRLTIHEGKNRQIRKMFEALGYEVLKLKRESIEDLTLEGLRKGEYRILTIHEVKRLINKAKNGDK from the coding sequence ATGGCGGAAAGACTGCAAAAATTAATAGCTGCCTCAGGATATACATCAAGAAGAAAAGCTGAGCAATTAATATTGGATGGGAAGGTCAGTGTAAATGGTTCAGTAGTAAGAGAATTAGGTGCAAAAGCAGAACCTAGTGATATAATTATTGTGGAGGGGACAAGGCTTTTAAAAGAAAACAAAAGGTATTATTTATTTTATAAACCGGAAAAAGTAATTACTTCTATGGCGGATGAGAAAGAAAGAACTTGTGTTAAAGACTTTTTTGAAGCAGTAAATGAAAGAGTAGTACCTGTAGGAAGATTAGATTATGATACATCCGGTGTTCTTATAATGTCAAATGACGGAGAATTTATAAATCTCATTACACATCCAAGTCATAAAATAAGAAAAACGTACATTGCTAAAATTAATGGAAAGTTAGAGGAAAAACATTTAAAAATACTACGTTCCGGAGTAAAAATAGATGATTATAAAACATCTCCGGCAGAAGTAAGTATTGTAAAAAATAAAAATAAAAGTTCCAACACCTTAGTTAGACTTACTATTCATGAAGGAAAAAATAGACAGATAAGAAAGATGTTTGAAGCATTGGGTTATGAAGTATTAAAATTAAAACGTGAATCAATTGAGGATTTAACTTTGGAGGGGTTAAGAAAAGGTGAATATCGCATTTTAACTATTCATGAAGTTAAGAGATTAATAAATAAGGCTAAAAACGGTGATAAGTAG